In one Mucilaginibacter ginsenosidivorax genomic region, the following are encoded:
- a CDS encoding KAP family P-loop NTPase fold protein, whose product MSYGLPLILLIVLHKPIEEVTSLLIVTPVLSKVASTDIDNIIFWLIAVYLLLLFLSRIISFVPSAKAFLIQVIISLIYLYYRHYQDVWILHPLKGHQDIYYTDIIIEIAFLNAILLIRQLFAKKPLIAGKGFDDDSSLGKQKPDLLGYEPYVQSLATRVEQSRPEKAIAIGINGRWGSGKTSFFDLLKRKMVTSPIIVIDFNPWNSLSPNAIIKDFFDTVQRATRPYHSQLPKLLDTYTDKLISLHSEGWGKFAKELKSVILPEQSLNDLYDQINKEIKAIDRKIIIYIDDLDRLDKEEIAEVIRLIRNTASFSNTFFIVAYDRDYVLTAIKAMNAFNHNHFLEKIFQIEVNLPYFDPAIIQRKLADLLKAYYSEDYHENIEKEIVGTPSAYPNYFEGWIETLRDVTRLSNGIKLNLDMLLTEVVFSEFVRLEILRLKYPSVYEAFYRRSGTFLHISDKHNGTDGYQLKTISDKRGEPFYLTNEHSEFELFVQQNASRLSVEQHEIAPIIDLIDGLFGVSMLTARFRSHLSVVHPSRFELYFSYSVLEGKLSEAEFLKAIESDFPQLKTQIDEWNREKLNFEVLRRFLQIKTFKNRKRFETTVEGIFYFARQPDNDAQYGFENRQLADLLSDDKKRISKQFYDGKSDEYATFLRRLLDGATSPYSFDSTFLEHLNKSSDDSFPIHKQERLKIVQKLFYDYTQNFKAWDYNLWHLYHACSYKEWTPTGGSVYRSDTIYPVEANQIMIATITKHIDAFLPVIIDFPPFVNDHMYISGIIKTIFGSYEAFGDFLNNLDTSSSVAVKEFDEFYRQLATQNFEKAVPFEFTVIKVVNRGQVN is encoded by the coding sequence TTGAGCTATGGGTTGCCGCTTATATTACTGATAGTACTACACAAACCCATCGAGGAAGTTACCAGCCTGCTCATCGTTACGCCCGTTCTGTCAAAAGTGGCCTCAACTGATATCGACAACATAATCTTTTGGCTTATTGCGGTTTATTTGTTATTGCTATTCCTTTCACGCATCATCAGCTTTGTTCCTTCAGCTAAAGCTTTCCTGATACAGGTAATCATCAGCCTGATCTATTTATACTACCGACATTATCAAGATGTTTGGATCTTGCACCCGCTAAAAGGCCATCAGGACATCTATTATACAGACATTATTATAGAGATCGCTTTCCTCAACGCTATTTTATTAATACGGCAGCTTTTCGCCAAGAAGCCGCTGATTGCCGGCAAAGGGTTTGATGATGACAGTTCGCTTGGGAAACAAAAGCCTGACCTATTAGGTTATGAACCCTATGTTCAGTCACTCGCTACCCGGGTTGAACAAAGCCGTCCTGAAAAGGCTATCGCAATCGGTATCAACGGACGGTGGGGTAGCGGCAAGACATCTTTTTTCGATTTGTTGAAACGAAAAATGGTTACGTCTCCCATCATTGTTATCGACTTTAACCCTTGGAACTCGCTCAGCCCCAATGCTATCATTAAAGACTTTTTCGATACCGTGCAACGGGCGACCCGGCCCTATCACTCGCAGCTGCCTAAGTTACTGGATACCTATACCGATAAACTGATCAGTCTGCATAGCGAAGGTTGGGGGAAGTTTGCAAAGGAACTGAAAAGCGTTATCTTACCTGAACAATCTCTCAATGATCTGTACGACCAGATTAATAAGGAAATCAAAGCCATTGATCGTAAGATCATTATTTACATTGACGACCTCGATCGACTGGATAAGGAGGAGATCGCTGAAGTGATCAGGCTCATTCGTAACACGGCGAGTTTCAGCAACACATTTTTTATTGTTGCTTATGACCGCGATTACGTACTCACGGCCATTAAAGCAATGAACGCATTTAACCACAATCACTTTTTAGAAAAGATATTTCAGATCGAAGTTAACCTGCCTTATTTCGACCCTGCTATCATTCAGCGAAAATTGGCTGACCTGCTCAAGGCTTATTACTCTGAAGATTACCATGAAAACATCGAGAAAGAAATTGTGGGCACCCCGTCAGCTTACCCCAATTACTTCGAAGGATGGATCGAAACGCTGCGCGATGTTACCCGGCTTAGCAATGGCATCAAGCTAAACCTGGATATGTTGTTAACCGAGGTCGTATTTTCAGAATTTGTGCGCCTGGAAATCCTCCGGCTCAAATACCCTTCGGTCTACGAAGCGTTTTATCGCCGCTCAGGCACATTTCTACATATTTCTGATAAGCATAATGGTACCGATGGCTATCAGCTTAAAACCATCAGTGACAAGCGCGGGGAGCCATTTTATCTCACTAATGAACACAGCGAATTTGAATTGTTTGTCCAGCAAAACGCGTCCCGGCTATCTGTTGAGCAGCATGAGATTGCACCAATAATCGATCTGATCGATGGTCTGTTTGGCGTCAGTATGTTAACAGCCCGTTTTCGCAGTCATCTTTCTGTCGTACATCCCAGCCGATTCGAGCTATATTTCTCCTATAGCGTACTGGAAGGCAAGCTTTCAGAAGCCGAATTCCTTAAAGCCATTGAAAGCGATTTCCCACAGCTTAAAACACAAATCGATGAATGGAACAGGGAAAAACTAAATTTTGAAGTACTACGCAGGTTCTTGCAAATCAAAACCTTCAAAAACCGCAAACGTTTCGAAACGACAGTTGAAGGTATCTTTTACTTCGCACGACAGCCTGATAATGATGCCCAGTATGGCTTCGAAAATCGCCAGCTTGCCGACTTATTAAGTGACGATAAAAAACGGATTTCCAAACAATTTTATGATGGCAAGTCGGATGAATATGCAACATTTTTGCGGCGCCTTTTAGATGGGGCAACATCACCCTATTCATTCGATAGCACCTTTTTGGAACACCTGAATAAAAGCTCTGATGACTCATTTCCAATCCATAAACAGGAACGCCTAAAAATAGTGCAAAAACTGTTTTACGATTATACACAAAACTTTAAAGCTTGGGATTATAATCTTTGGCACCTTTATCACGCCTGCTCCTACAAAGAATGGACACCAACCGGCGGAAGTGTCTATCGTAGCGATACTATTTACCCGGTGGAAGCCAATCAAATTATGATCGCGACCATTACCAAACACATAGATGCATTTCTCCCTGTGATCATTGATTTTCCACCCTTTGTCAATGACCACATGTATATTAGTGGTATCATTAAAACAATTTTCGGCAGTTATGAAGCATTTGGCGATTTCTTGAACAACCTGGATACGTCAAGCAGTGTGGCAGTCAAGGAATTTGACGAATTTTACCGGCAGCTCGCTACCCAAAATTTTGAGAAGGCGGTCCCTTTTGAGTTTACAGTAATCAAGGTGGTCAACCGCGGCCAAGTAAATTGA
- a CDS encoding chorismate mutase, with protein sequence MKILTRLGVLLLMYLFNLNLATAQSVPMETPKSTDQTLKISRNKIDSLDKQLIVLLGQRERVVKEIGIYKAKNNIAPLQADRFKQVLEKAVAAGKKEGLSETFITELMNAIHKESLRIEEELKSQ encoded by the coding sequence ATGAAAATACTTACCCGACTTGGAGTTTTGTTATTGATGTATTTGTTTAACCTCAATTTAGCCACCGCACAATCTGTACCGATGGAGACCCCTAAAAGCACCGATCAAACCCTGAAGATAAGCCGTAATAAAATTGATTCGCTGGATAAGCAACTCATAGTCCTACTGGGCCAGCGGGAACGGGTGGTTAAGGAGATTGGTATTTACAAAGCCAAGAATAATATAGCGCCATTACAAGCCGACAGGTTTAAGCAGGTGCTTGAAAAAGCTGTTGCTGCCGGCAAAAAAGAAGGCCTCTCAGAAACCTTTATCACCGAACTGATGAACGCCATCCACAAAGAAAGCCTGCGGATTGAAGAGGAGCTTAAAAGCCAATAA
- a CDS encoding pentapeptide repeat-containing protein, translating into MESSNTQPDKVNIIETTKVIDAKYAHLDGSTFVMLKMSNASFNDVDLSKLKITNANLSDLEIEGAQLGGAYIHNIGMPPEGHPAYNPAAKQRPLRFDDCELSHSTINNCNLQGVAITNCNITGMTINGILIEDLLNGRV; encoded by the coding sequence ATGGAAAGTTCAAACACTCAGCCGGACAAGGTTAACATCATCGAAACCACCAAAGTAATTGATGCCAAATACGCGCACCTGGATGGATCGACATTTGTAATGCTTAAAATGAGCAACGCCAGCTTTAACGACGTTGACCTGAGCAAACTTAAGATTACCAATGCCAACCTAAGCGACCTGGAGATTGAAGGCGCGCAGCTTGGCGGCGCCTACATTCACAATATTGGTATGCCGCCCGAAGGACACCCCGCATACAACCCCGCAGCCAAACAACGCCCCCTGCGCTTTGATGATTGCGAACTGAGCCACAGCACCATCAACAACTGCAACCTGCAAGGCGTAGCCATAACCAACTGTAATATTACGGGTATGACCATCAACGGTATTTTGATTGAAGATTTGCTGAATGGGAGGGTGTAG
- a CDS encoding pyridoxamine 5'-phosphate oxidase family protein encodes MDKKNETTMGKFFETIQPAHQAFIEKQKMFFVASAPLAAGGHVNLSPKGIDSFKVLSPTRVAYMDIIGSGNETSAHLLENGRITFMFCAFEGPPNILRLYGNGYTVLPGDEEWPLLAPHFDILLSTRQIIVANVYQVQTSCGFSVPYYSYEGERDQAYKWAANKGAEGLEAYKKEKNLVSLDGLPTALH; translated from the coding sequence ATGGACAAGAAAAATGAAACCACTATGGGAAAATTTTTTGAAACCATACAGCCTGCTCACCAGGCTTTTATTGAAAAGCAAAAAATGTTTTTTGTAGCCTCGGCGCCGCTTGCTGCCGGTGGGCATGTTAATTTATCACCCAAGGGGATAGATAGCTTTAAGGTACTGTCGCCAACCAGGGTGGCCTACATGGATATTATAGGCAGCGGTAACGAAACTTCGGCCCATCTCCTGGAAAATGGCCGAATCACTTTTATGTTTTGCGCCTTTGAGGGGCCGCCAAATATTCTGCGTTTATATGGCAATGGCTATACCGTGCTGCCCGGCGATGAAGAATGGCCGCTGCTGGCCCCGCATTTTGATATCCTGCTATCAACCCGGCAAATTATTGTGGCCAACGTTTACCAGGTGCAAACATCGTGCGGCTTTAGCGTACCCTACTACAGCTATGAAGGCGAGCGCGACCAGGCTTATAAATGGGCCGCCAATAAAGGCGCCGAAGGGTTGGAGGCCTATAAAAAAGAAAAAAACCTGGTAAGCCTTGATGGGTTGCCAACGGCGCTGCATTAA